Below is a genomic region from Nilaparvata lugens isolate BPH chromosome 3, ASM1435652v1, whole genome shotgun sequence.
CAAATGTAACATGTATTACAGTTTTGGTGCTGGAgagtattttgaataaattttctccCAGAAATCGTCTCTCTCCTTCATAAGTTTTGAATTCACCATCGCTAGCTCTTCTCCAATGTTCAGATACTTGAATTCGTGTGGATCATTTGGTTTCCAATCGACTTGAATACTACTTCCGTTTGGATTGCTGGAAAACAACAACCAAAAAGAACTGcttcagtttttttttcaattaggtTTTTAGTAGGTTTGTTTAAACTGCTTTTAATGTAATTGTCAAGTAGCAACAACAGTTGATGAGAAAAAACTAGTTGATATTCGAGTTTAATGAAATCCCTTACCCATTTGCAGCAAAATTTGTCCATAGCGTAATGAATGTGTCAACGATTTTTCTCTCTGGACAGTTTGGCGCTAGTGGAAATTCTCGTCCATTAACAAAATTGCTATGAAATATGTAGCCAAGATCATCTGCATGGCTCACACCTGTAATTGAATGCTTGAATTGAACACGGAAAGAGCATTTATATATTGTTATACATAActagaattgtttgtttataatataatgacGATTCGCATGGATGGTTACTCTCGAAACTAGTTTAATAATCAGAGcaaaattgtaaaaatcatcacttaattttcaattgattagaaaattggcgaatttcatcaaagatattATTCCCTATTAGACCCGAATTATTGGACCCTATTAGAGAATCAACTATTGGTTGACTACAAACGACCAATCATGTATGACCAGATTATGATCAGACATTTGACTGTGTTTTGACTGTGGACTCCTTTGAaggaaatgttcaaattaatttcaaagacATTTCCAACTTTGTGACTAAGAACTTGGCATTATGTCATGAATAGTAATATAAATATTGTTGAGGAAGATTTCTCACCTGGTGGAGCCTCAGGCACAACAGTTTTGATGTATCGTTTGAAGAAACCCAGTTCACCTTCGAATGTAAATTGGTAGACATAAACATCTTTCAGTCctttattacaaatatatttcaatgatttattCAGTCCAATGGTAACACACAGATCCGAATATAgctgaaatgaaattgaatttgcaTTAAAATTAATGGAAACTCTGGAAATTATAAACTACGATTTGAAATAGTAATGTGATATAATTACTATCATGTTATTtcatcatgataataataatgttattgaGGTTATCATACGaggttattgaattattgaggttatcaatttcatcatgataataataatcatgttATTGAGGCTATCATACCAGGTTATTGGGGTTATTGAATTTGCATTAAAATATTACTCTGGAAATTATAAACTACGATTTGAAATAGtaatttgatatataattaatatcatGTTATTCCATCATGATAATAATCTTGTTATTGAGGCTATCATACGGTAGCTTCACCAACAGACTGAGCACGGTACGAGGTAATTTCATATCTAGACTACTATGGACTGCTAGCACCACAGGTGGATGGTTGCAGTAAAAGTGCCATCACTTGGCAAAGTGATGGTTGGTATATAGGCTCTATATCACAACgctaatataaataaatagtaatatcagagaataaataaatagaattaaacagtatctttactctatggtaatAGTGGGCGTATAGGAGTTTGGTTGCAGGATTGCCATATTCACTATTCAGTTCTGCCGCAGCTTCTGATTTTGCGTGAATTGTGTTTACGTTTTACAGTTTGTTGCTCTTATAGGATTATGATAAATTTGTGAATCTTATATAAGTAATTAAGATAATATTTTAGCCGCATTTAAGAATTTAATCACTTCATCTACTCTTAGAAAATAATCCATTGATTATCAAGATGAATGGGGAACCATGCAACCTTAACAAAAGCCGACTTTGATGATGTCAATCCCCCTTTTCAGTGGCTAAGTATTTTTATGTTTCCTCCACATGAAAAATTAGTGACTGCAACATTAAATACTGGATACTTACATCTATATACTGGTCCAAGGTTTCTCTAGAAACAGGGTGATTTCCAAAGTAAAAATGTTTCACTTGTGGAAATACATGTTCGGCGATACCAGGCACATTCAACTCATGAGGAACAAATCTGTCAACATCTCCGTTTATTTTCTCCAATTTCGATAGCAATTTTGGTTCTTTTGACAAGCAGCAAATAAACAAACATAAAATCAACAAATTAGTAGGCTATATTCCTCCTCTACAAGCATTATCAAAGTAAATGTTTCAGAATTGTCCAACAAATTACTTTTACAAATAATATCTGAtgagtgagtgaaatataaaaaaaattccaaaaccgtgtacaaaatttgaaaatctacaaaAGGCAAGATTTGGATATGATTTCAAAGTTGTTTATTGGTTGATTATGTCGCATTCTCAACATCGACATCACAACTGAACATGTAGTATGTGGCTTCCGTTGTTCATCTGAACACATTCCAATTACAGTCATCGATAAGGAAATTAGTTTGGTTAGGCTTCAGAACGTTTTAGAAAAGAATCCATCATCAATATAGCATTTAGCATGATAGAGAATGTGCGAATAACTAGAAAAGATATAAAGATAAAGAACAGAAAATACATGTTGagtggaaaaatataatttttgattcTATTCCGGAACGGTAACACCAGTTCTAtaacttcattgaaaaataaaaaatatttttaagaatTCATATAAGTAACAGATATTGATAGGAATTATcgattttcttgaatttctcaTCTATTTGCTATGATAAAATAGTAACATTATGCAGAACGTTCGTGTCGTTCTGATTTTATACTTAAGAAggaaattatataaatttaaatgaaaatacattGATTATTAGAACTAAAATACCCATCTTCGTTTCAAAAGTGTTCGCCAACATCAGTGATCAAAGTTTGATACAGTAATTTGTACTATGGCGAAACTTAAAATTTTCTACTAATACTTTTCCTAAACATTCGAGATCAATTTTTAATCATAAAGAGATCGAGATCAAGGTCAATTCGATCAGATCTGGGATTTTAAACACGTGACCTCTGGGttaaaaagagataaaaaatcatattttcacGGCCAATCTACAAtagatattctattttataatcacaTAAAAATCCAACGATACCTTTAAGAGAAATGATGCCTTCCTTGCTGGTCATTCCAATGATGTAAGGCACTTGTGCGAATTGGCCACTTTTGAGCAGCCTCTCAGGTGATTCTGTAAGAAGATTTGTTCCTGTGCCAGCCACTTCTTTGCATGGTACAAAAGGATAGAAGAGTTGCCTCAGTTCCTACTCAGAAAAATAACATGATTTGAAAGCATTCATAAAGTTATCAGGCAACAAATTAATGCCAAACACAAGTGTCCCCGCATATATTTTGATAAGGTTAGTGAAATGATGTATTCTGTCAAGATATCAATCAGATTGTGCAAGATATGCGCATAACATGAGAAATCTGgcgtggcgcactcacacaactttccttgccgttatgagaattgatcacctgacgctagtgttcccgcgcatctaaagtctactattcaaagatttgagccagctggtgacaaggcaataacgctggaaacactcgaggtctgctatctcttcatagtgaatcattcaatagaatcaacagttgccaacagtttgcaattggataatcacattttctcaaatttcaagcttatttttaattttaggtgaaaatgttaccgaacattaattgtagagattcccatgctcaatcttttccactcgaaatgttttgttttaattgtatctgaagcctgataattgagaatctaaaatcaaactttgcatagatggggcggagctcctgaaatttttacagatttgagacttgtggcagttgatagagcttatcaatgaatatttaagatatgtatttgatcaaaatcgttggagccgttttcgagaaaatcgcgaaaaaccctgttcttgacaacatttacgccatttaagccgccatcttgaatcgcattttatcgaaattgttcgtgtcggatccttatattgtaaggaccttacgttccaaatttcaagtcattccgttaattgggagatgaggtatcgtgtacacagaagcacatacactcatacatacacacacacacccacacatacatacagaccaatacccaaaaaccacttttttggactcaggggaccttgaaacgtatagaaatttagaaattggggtaccttaatctttttgggaagcaatactttccttacctatggtaatagggcaaggaaagtaaaaatgagtcTTTATTGAATCACATGTTACAATTTCATATCTAGTGAGATAGCTAGCAACGTATTTAGATATATAATGgtacctaaaggtgcgtacagactttcgctctgctccgcaaccgaacgtcactccagcagagcgattgatgatcgaccgggaagaaagagtggttcgaccggcgaacgcgagaagatctaacatcttccgtaacgttcatgatgggtgcgggggcggagcgactgtggttcgatggaggaacgagggcggagcgtgctcggtgcgggttggaagcgcgtttatgtgtacgcagctttacattACATTGACGCTGCATCAACAGTATTGTAATGAGGAGTGCATatggataataatatatttgaaaattggcGATATAACATACActcatattaacaaaaaaaccttatacaaaattcaacttgaCGTCTTTCACTGATGAATCTGTTTAAAAATCGtaatttaaatatgattttaattgatAGTTTGTATTTGATGCTTTTAGTGAGttgtttgaaaaaatgattttacCACCTCAAATACTCAAATTTTGACCAGAAAATACACGAGTAGTAGAAATCGAGCTTTATTCCATTAAATGAATTACTATTTCCAAAACTATCTATTGCTATATTCTAAACATAATATGCAGCCTATACATATGTTCaatgataatatgaaaatatgtgGAATCAGCGATCATAGATCGTAATGTGTCTGTGCGTTCTCTAGCAAATATCTTGAACAAAATTCCTCTACTTGAATCAAATCATATCAatctatagttatttgtatatctagagtgaaaagtacgactttttctccctgtgggaaaaagtttgaagcccgaggcgaagccgagggcagcaattttcctgagggagaaatagttatttgtgcaactagtgcgcaaagtgacagtttgctgcaccgaaagaaacgtttacgcccgagccgtaggcgagggcggaatggtttcttgagtgcagcagaggaactttgcgcacgtatttcacattaagtttttcctacagttaccattgaatatgaaaagtgggtaattatgggtaaaattgcctgaaatgcatcaaatgtttttctgtgtaattttattattgataaaaaccttaatcctaaaatcctaaagtcctcgttgtccttggttataatatataatgaataataattagcgcgttgtgcttcgttgcacctctgctcactatagcagccacagcagtcactgttaccaacttcattttgattttgctgcactgttgctccatataacctactaagtattttgcgttgccatgttgcaaatctggagtgcagaaaaatttttcccgcactagagcggaaaagtgattctttgcgttctgtaatcagtgcagcaatggacacttttcaacgtaactgtaggaaaaagtatttttcgctcgtgatgtacacaacatttttcctccatctacatttttttataaaaactgcaaataaaatcattctaataacttacgtattggtgacaatgattcctaacaacataacctaaatctaaaacctaaaataAGGTCGTCTGATTGgtactgccgattgcgctatctatcggcaaaagttgtaacaattatatcagctgggcagctaccaaaaatggctgactccagatcacgcggttcagatttgaattgcagatcaaaatatttgttggctggtattttgaatagaataaaatattttaaaaattgtataaattcttatcgtctactaatattaagaatataataattatcatacaaacatatatttcatgagttgatcaaatttctggttgtggtattgaattcagttgactcaatgacagacacctctattatgctttctcatctgagcttagaccttctaacctattaccatgtaagtttttgaaatagagatgcttcccaagTTATTTatatggagtcacttttcctccctagggagtttttctgttttttactaccgagagcgaaaaagtgacactttagtattatgtttcagggagtaaagtaagtactttagacagtaggtggaggaaaataacaTTTCTAATCAACTAATACTCTTAACCCCACCAGTGGCGAGATGTCTAGGCTATCATGTCATGgggaattattttttattgtcttATAAGAAATACTGGTATACAATATCCTATCGCTTTTGGTCAAATGTATTAAATTAAAAGTAggtacttgaataaataaaaaacagtGTACTAAAGGTTAAATTTAATAAGTGTACCCAGTATTGTGAATGGATGGGAATTAAAATATGACATAGCAGATACCCCAGATCTTGTTTACAAGGGATGCCATCTTCATTGTTAGGTTGTCACTGACCTCGTATCTAATAGTATAACGGATGATTCACAGCACACATACGGTACATACCCTTTGACACAAAACCTTGCTTTGTGAAACAATAAGATCTTCCTTAGTCTGATCTCTAAGAAATGAGATCAATTCGTCAGCATCGCTGGTTTTCTTTCCAAGAAGCTCGCCTAGTAGAAAGGCTCTGGGTATGGTGTTCTCGACGTATCCCCAAGGGTTCAGTGCACTGCCACTTTGCATTATAACTTTATGGAAGAGTCCTGTGATTGAAAACAATTGAATGGTCAAAATTAAAGTACTATTTACTATATTGAAGTGCGCCAGTGGAATTTTCATAagcaattttttgaaaatgaaccGAAAGAAGGAAAGAACTGTAATAATCCTGAATGttgattttcaattaaattgcATAATTTAAATCGCCTTTACTTCAAGAAGTAGTTATAAACAACATACTTATACTATTAGAAGTTATTTAGTACACAATAGGTGAGTGAAAATGAACAGAATTGGGACACTTTTTATTGATGCCTACTTCAGATTGCATTACTCAATTCAAAACATCAGGCATCGCAAAGGCTGTGCAATCTTCATTGATGTCTTGATTTTATAGCCCATTCTACTGTTTCTTGTATTCAGTTAATTCCGTTTAATTTcagaattatatattttttgtagctttgaatTAATAGTTTGTATTGCTGCTAATATGCAATTTCTGCTGGACATTACTTACTAGTAATTGATCGTACAGccgataataattaatttgatctCGATTACGATTTTAGTTTGATTTGCTACCATAAATAATAGTTGAATGCAACAAGACTTGTACATAGTTTGAAGCAGGTTTTTTTTCTGATTATCTAAAAGTATTCATGTAGACAAGAAGTagcaataaatataatatttcgtTTATAGTATTCTAATAGGGTTacttggaaattaaaaaaataaaattagtagtacactttttgtttttcttttagatATGTCTTGCCAATCACGCCATAATCAAGTGTTAAAAAATTATCACTCAATTGATAATGACGTGATTGGCTGAAACTATTAGTCTCTAAaagaaaacaacaaaaaaagaaaagatAATGGTAATTCTACTGGATCAAAATTTAGATTATTAGCACCCTGTTTTAGATTATTGTAACAAACCTCTAGCCATGTTTGACATTGAGAGAATGTGACAGGATGCGGCTCCAGCACTTTCTCCGAAAATAGTCACATTGTTAGCATCTCCGCCAAAATGACCAATGTTCTCCTGAACCCATTTCAGAGCTAACACTTGGTCCTTCAACCCTGCATTTCCTGGCACGTCACTATTGCCCAGTGAAAGAAATCCTgcaaataaatcaataagattgcatgaattattttaatatgatttgaaaataatttactgTAAGagtaagaataaataataagcgTAAAATTCATGGAATCGTCAAAAGTGATACATGCAACCAATTCTTCATAAAATTACAGGCTATCACATTTTAAAAAACCGTTAGCTATTacagacaataataataaaaggatCTATACTGGCGATAATCTTGCTGAAGTCTACTACTACTTACCCAGACACACTACTATTTCTATTCACAGACATATAGTCTTTTTGGAGGTATTCCACGCCATCTGTATACTAACATTAATGTAATAATGTATTTCTACTtaaattaatgtattgtattaataatcgaatttattcaattctacataTTTTTGTAATGCaatgtggaaaataaattgatttgattatatCTGAATGAACGGGAATACGATAGGCTATACAAAAAAAAGATACCGTACTCAAAATTCACGATTAAGCTATCATTGTACAAGTTCATCACTGAATGATTAGTGTGCAAATGATACATAATACCAAATGAAGCACGATACCATTTAATAGACTTGGGTTATTCAGCCTTTAACTTGTGGAACGTGGTCTCTTGTGTCAATAACTCCATTATTCAGAAACCTCTTGTCAACATCATAATAATAAGGGAATCATATAGACCCCACCAAGTTTTGGCACA
It encodes:
- the LOC111057363 gene encoding esterase E4; protein product: MLVSFRKSVEVLIANLGGLRWTSQTRKMQTTNEIKLSIGSLVGCKKVSVYDGKEYFSFQGIPFAEPPLGKLRFKDPLPIKPWQGVKQCTKPGNPCFQIHEFSNQLIGSEDCLFLNVYTPKIFGPNELKPVMVWIHGGGFTCGSGDDELYAPDFFVHKDVVLVCINYRVGVLGFLSLGNSDVPGNAGLKDQVLALKWVQENIGHFGGDANNVTIFGESAGAASCHILSMSNMARGLFHKVIMQSGSALNPWGYVENTIPRAFLLGELLGKKTSDADELISFLRDQTKEDLIVSQSKVLCQRELRQLFYPFVPCKEVAGTGTNLLTESPERLLKSGQFAQVPYIIGMTSKEGIISLKEPKLLSKLEKINGDVDRFVPHELNVPGIAEHVFPQVKHFYFGNHPVSRETLDQYIDLYSDLCVTIGLNKSLKYICNKGLKDVYVYQFTFEGELGFFKRYIKTVVPEAPPGVSHADDLGYIFHSNFVNGREFPLAPNCPERKIVDTFITLWTNFAANGNPNGSSIQVDWKPNDPHEFKYLNIGEELAMVNSKLMKERDDFWEKIYSKYSPAPKL